From a region of the Erythrobacter neustonensis genome:
- a CDS encoding GNAT family N-acetyltransferase, whose amino-acid sequence MTGGAKASDLTVRIASSVSAFDAAEWNALGGADNPFVSYEFLTAMEDSGSVGPGTGWEPAPIAITDDAARLLAAMPAYAKGHSQGEYVFDHAWADAWHRAGGRYYPKLQIAAPFTPATGPRLLLSDDSLAAHLLKGAEAVCLQNALSSAHATFIDPQQIALFEEAGWALRSDIQFHWINRGYAAFDDFLAALSSRKRKDLRKERAAAVEGLTIRHLTGSEIGEEHWDAFWVFYQDTGARKWGSPYLTREAFTLLGERMGDRIVLILAYDGSEPIAGALNFVGKDALYGRYWGCTRDVRFLHFELCYYQAIDIAITRGLARVEAGAQGGHKLARGYEPVQTWSAHWIADPGFRAAVEDFLEREREGVASDRLYLGGRTPFRKA is encoded by the coding sequence GTGACCGGCGGCGCGAAGGCCAGCGACCTTACCGTCCGGATCGCGTCTTCGGTGTCCGCGTTCGATGCTGCCGAATGGAATGCGCTCGGCGGGGCGGACAATCCTTTCGTCTCCTACGAATTCCTGACCGCGATGGAGGATTCGGGCAGCGTCGGCCCGGGCACCGGCTGGGAACCGGCACCGATTGCGATCACCGACGATGCCGCGCGCCTGCTTGCGGCGATGCCGGCCTATGCAAAAGGGCACAGCCAGGGCGAATATGTGTTCGACCACGCCTGGGCCGATGCCTGGCACCGCGCCGGCGGGCGCTATTATCCCAAGCTCCAGATTGCGGCACCTTTCACGCCCGCCACCGGCCCGCGACTGCTGTTGTCCGATGACAGCCTTGCCGCGCATCTGCTCAAAGGGGCCGAGGCGGTGTGTCTGCAAAACGCGCTGTCGAGCGCGCATGCGACTTTCATCGACCCTCAGCAAATCGCCTTGTTCGAAGAGGCGGGCTGGGCCTTGCGCTCCGACATCCAGTTCCACTGGATCAATCGCGGTTACGCCGCTTTCGACGATTTCCTCGCCGCGCTGTCCTCGCGCAAGCGCAAGGATCTGCGCAAGGAGCGCGCCGCGGCGGTCGAAGGCCTGACCATCCGCCATCTCACGGGCAGCGAGATCGGCGAAGAGCACTGGGACGCGTTCTGGGTGTTCTATCAGGACACCGGGGCGCGCAAATGGGGCAGTCCCTATCTGACGCGCGAGGCTTTCACCCTGCTGGGCGAAAGGATGGGCGACAGGATCGTGCTGATCCTCGCCTATGATGGAAGCGAGCCGATTGCAGGCGCGCTGAATTTCGTCGGCAAGGATGCCTTGTATGGCCGCTATTGGGGCTGCACACGCGACGTGCGCTTCCTCCATTTCGAGTTGTGCTACTATCAGGCGATCGACATCGCGATCACCCGCGGCCTCGCGCGGGTCGAGGCCGGTGCGCAAGGCGGGCACAAGCTGGCGCGCGGGTATGAACCGGTGCAGACCTGGTCCGCGCACTGGATCGCCGACCCGGGCTTTCGCGCGGCGGTCGAAGACTTTCTCGAACGCGAGCGCGAGGGCGTGGCGAGCGATCGGCTCTATCTGGGCGGTCGCACGCCCTTCAGGAAAGCCTAG
- a CDS encoding glycerophosphodiester phosphodiesterase family protein — MTARGAPDWLTRWEYAHRGLHGPGVPENSLAAARGAIAAGMGIECDIQRSRDDHPMVFHDWELSRLTGEGGLTAQFPADAIEALRLLGTDQRPVGLSAFLAEVAGQVPLLIEIKSMPGYDVERSCAAVAWQLDSYEGAAAAMSFDPRVPEWFAHNAPNVPRGLVGTDTLENGFQGVWRNPEALAQAEADFLAIDVRDLARPEAAAWRAGGRPLLTWTVRSPETRALGLAHADALIAEGGGLA; from the coding sequence ATGACCGCTCGCGGCGCGCCCGACTGGCTGACGCGGTGGGAATATGCCCATCGCGGCCTGCACGGGCCGGGCGTGCCGGAAAACTCTCTGGCAGCAGCCAGAGGCGCTATTGCGGCGGGCATGGGGATCGAATGCGATATCCAGCGCAGCCGCGACGATCACCCGATGGTCTTCCACGACTGGGAGCTTTCGCGGCTAACGGGCGAGGGCGGGCTGACCGCGCAGTTTCCTGCCGACGCGATCGAGGCATTGCGTCTGCTCGGCACCGATCAGCGGCCTGTCGGGTTATCGGCGTTTCTTGCCGAAGTTGCTGGCCAAGTGCCGTTGCTGATCGAGATAAAGTCGATGCCCGGCTATGATGTCGAGCGGAGCTGCGCGGCCGTAGCATGGCAACTCGATAGCTACGAAGGTGCGGCTGCGGCGATGAGCTTCGACCCCCGCGTGCCGGAATGGTTCGCGCACAATGCCCCCAATGTGCCGCGTGGGCTGGTGGGAACCGATACGCTCGAGAACGGATTTCAGGGCGTGTGGCGCAATCCCGAGGCGTTGGCACAGGCAGAGGCGGATTTTCTCGCCATCGATGTGCGCGATCTTGCCCGGCCGGAAGCTGCCGCATGGCGCGCGGGCGGACGGCCCTTGCTGACATGGACGGTGCGCTCGCCCGAAACCCGCGCGCTGGGTCTTGCCCATGCCGATGCGCTGATTGCCGAAGGGGGCGGGCTGGCGTGA
- a CDS encoding RidA family protein encodes MTVAARLAELGIQLPKAAAPVASYVPVVVEGGFAHVSGQLPFVDGQVVKGRLGDDVDVAGGQDAARACGLMIIAQLEAAGLLERVGRIVKLGAFINCTADFTDQPEVANGASDLMEQVFGDAGKHARAAVGVPALPRGAAVEVDAIVALKA; translated from the coding sequence ATGACCGTTGCCGCCCGTCTTGCCGAACTCGGCATCCAGCTTCCCAAGGCCGCTGCGCCCGTCGCCAGCTATGTGCCGGTGGTGGTCGAGGGCGGTTTTGCCCATGTCTCGGGCCAGCTGCCCTTCGTCGATGGTCAGGTGGTCAAGGGCCGGCTGGGCGACGATGTCGATGTCGCGGGCGGACAGGATGCGGCGCGCGCCTGCGGGCTGATGATCATCGCGCAGCTCGAAGCGGCCGGCCTGCTCGAACGCGTCGGGCGGATCGTCAAGCTGGGCGCCTTCATCAACTGCACCGCCGATTTCACCGACCAGCCCGAGGTTGCCAATGGCGCATCCGATCTGATGGAGCAGGTGTTCGGCGATGCCGGCAAGCATGCACGTGCCGCCGTGGGCGTGCCCGCGCTGCCGCGCGGCGCGGCGGTCGAAGTCGACGCGATCGTCGCGCTGAAGGCATGA
- a CDS encoding DUF3572 family protein, whose product MLECEDRAARYLELTGLDPDSLRSGLGDPIVLASGIEFLANYEPDLIRAAEALAVTPEELIAAKDFLQA is encoded by the coding sequence GTGCTGGAATGCGAGGACCGCGCCGCGCGCTACCTTGAATTGACCGGGCTCGATCCCGATTCTCTGCGCAGCGGGCTGGGTGATCCGATTGTGCTGGCTTCGGGCATCGAGTTTCTCGCCAATTACGAACCCGATCTGATCCGCGCGGCCGAAGCGCTGGCCGTCACGCCCGAGGAACTGATCGCCGCCAAGGATTTTCTGCAAGCATGA
- a CDS encoding response regulator, producing the protein MTKRILVVEDNDLNRKLFCDVLRANGFEVEPVADGDKVLQTARDTSPDLIIMDIQLGGVSGVDLIEAAKRDRRLSAIPVLAVTAFAAKGDEERIRAAGAEGYLSKPVSIGPFMNAVKALV; encoded by the coding sequence GTGACAAAGCGGATCTTGGTTGTCGAGGACAATGACCTCAATCGCAAATTGTTCTGCGATGTGCTGCGCGCCAACGGGTTCGAGGTCGAGCCGGTGGCCGATGGCGACAAGGTGCTGCAAACGGCCCGCGATACCTCGCCCGATCTCATCATCATGGATATCCAGCTTGGCGGGGTTTCCGGGGTCGATCTGATCGAAGCGGCCAAGCGCGACCGGCGCCTGTCGGCAATCCCGGTGCTCGCAGTCACAGCGTTTGCAGCCAAGGGCGACGAGGAGCGGATTCGCGCTGCCGGGGCCGAAGGATACCTGTCCAAACCCGTCTCGATCGGCCCCTTCATGAATGCGGTGAAAGCGCTGGTCTGA
- a CDS encoding acyl carrier protein, with protein MTPAEVDTAIRTLVEPFNKKGIAIEDATTFAGDLEFDSLTVMDFVAAIEDEFDIIISMNQQAEIENWGQLVAAVHKLQDS; from the coding sequence ATGACCCCCGCCGAAGTCGACACCGCGATCCGCACCCTCGTCGAGCCGTTCAACAAGAAGGGCATCGCCATCGAGGATGCGACCACCTTTGCGGGCGATCTGGAATTCGACAGCCTGACCGTGATGGATTTCGTCGCCGCGATCGAGGACGAGTTCGACATCATCATCTCGATGAACCAGCAGGCCGAAATCGAGAACTGGGGCCAGCTCGTGGCGGCGGTTCACAAGCTGCAGGATAGCTGA
- the spt gene encoding serine palmitoyltransferase, with translation MASTTTETAAEAVDLLAKFDPIIQTREQLLSAGVEDPFNLVMEQVLSPTRAICNGRDTILLGTYNYMGMTFDEDVIAAGKQAMEDFGAGTTGSRVLNGTFRDHRDVEAALREFYDMDHAMVFSTGYQANLGIISTLAGKGDYIILDIDSHASIWDGCAMGNAEVVPFKHNDIEALEKRLKRVPEGAGKLVVLEGVYSMMGDVAPLREMVRIAKENGAMVLVDEAHSMGFIGEHGRGVAEEQGVLADVDFIIGTFSKSVGTVGGFCVSNHPKFEVLRLVCRPYVFTAALPPSVMASSAVSIRKLMHGGNKRTHLWENSRTLHQGLIDLGFKLGTETPQSAIIAVIMPDLEKGAMMWEALLKEGLYVNLARPPATPAGMTLLRCSLCAEHSAEQVQTILGMFERAGTAIGII, from the coding sequence ATGGCAAGCACCACGACCGAAACCGCCGCAGAGGCAGTCGATCTGCTGGCGAAGTTCGACCCGATCATCCAGACCCGCGAACAGTTGTTGTCCGCCGGAGTTGAGGATCCGTTCAACCTCGTCATGGAACAGGTGCTTTCGCCCACCCGCGCGATCTGCAACGGGCGCGACACGATCCTGCTCGGCACCTACAATTACATGGGCATGACCTTCGACGAGGATGTCATCGCCGCAGGCAAGCAGGCGATGGAGGATTTCGGCGCGGGCACGACCGGCAGCCGGGTGCTCAACGGCACCTTCCGCGATCACCGCGATGTTGAGGCCGCCTTGCGCGAATTCTACGACATGGATCACGCGATGGTGTTCTCGACCGGCTATCAGGCCAACCTCGGGATCATCTCGACGCTCGCGGGCAAGGGCGATTACATCATCCTCGACATCGACAGCCACGCCTCGATCTGGGATGGCTGCGCGATGGGCAATGCCGAGGTCGTGCCGTTCAAGCACAATGACATCGAAGCGCTCGAAAAGCGGCTCAAGCGCGTGCCCGAAGGCGCGGGCAAGCTGGTGGTGCTCGAAGGCGTCTATTCGATGATGGGCGACGTCGCCCCGCTCAGGGAAATGGTCCGCATCGCCAAGGAAAACGGCGCGATGGTGCTGGTCGACGAAGCGCACTCGATGGGCTTTATCGGCGAGCATGGCCGCGGCGTCGCCGAGGAGCAGGGCGTGCTTGCAGATGTCGATTTCATCATCGGCACCTTCTCCAAGAGCGTCGGCACGGTGGGCGGTTTCTGCGTTTCCAACCACCCCAAGTTCGAAGTGCTGCGGCTGGTGTGCCGGCCCTATGTCTTCACCGCCGCGCTTCCGCCGTCAGTGATGGCGAGCAGCGCAGTATCGATCCGCAAGCTGATGCATGGCGGCAACAAGCGCACGCATCTGTGGGAAAACAGCCGGACGCTGCACCAGGGCCTGATCGATCTAGGATTCAAGCTCGGCACGGAAACTCCGCAGAGCGCGATCATCGCGGTCATCATGCCCGATCTCGAGAAGGGCGCAATGATGTGGGAGGCGCTTTTGAAGGAAGGCCTCTACGTTAATCTCGCGCGCCCCCCCGCAACGCCTGCGGGCATGACCTTGCTGCGCTGCTCGCTGTGCGCCGAACATTCGGCCGAGCAGGTGCAAACCATCCTCGGCATGTTCGAGCGTGCCGGCACGGCGATCGGGATCATCTAA
- a CDS encoding terminase large subunit domain-containing protein, with the protein MSGSYEYLIADHTPAGEKLRRTLVKKLDQAERNSFDYVWEYAARREQLPPPGDWRIWMIMAGRGFGKTRAGAEWVRMIAENHPDARIALISSSLAEARAVMVEGESGLLAVCRPGNKPIYEPSLHRLRFASGAQAQLFSAAEPETLRGPQHSHCRRSGAEGIFRQSSLECAGRATCAGHYRVAGNASRGGT; encoded by the coding sequence ATGAGCGGCAGCTACGAATACCTGATTGCCGACCACACCCCGGCCGGCGAGAAACTGCGCCGCACACTGGTCAAGAAGCTCGATCAAGCCGAGCGCAACAGCTTCGATTATGTGTGGGAATATGCGGCGCGGCGCGAGCAATTGCCGCCGCCGGGTGACTGGCGCATCTGGATGATCATGGCCGGGCGCGGGTTCGGCAAGACGCGGGCGGGCGCCGAATGGGTCAGGATGATCGCCGAAAATCACCCCGACGCCCGGATCGCGCTGATTTCCTCGTCTCTCGCGGAAGCACGCGCGGTGATGGTCGAGGGCGAAAGCGGATTGTTGGCGGTCTGCCGCCCCGGAAACAAACCGATTTACGAGCCGTCGCTGCACCGGCTCCGCTTTGCCAGCGGGGCGCAGGCACAGCTGTTCTCGGCCGCCGAACCCGAAACGCTGCGCGGCCCGCAGCACAGCCATTGTCGCAGGTCAGGCGCAGAAGGAATTTTTCGTCAATCAAGCCTTGAGTGTGCTGGACGCGCTACATGCGCGGGCCATTACCGCGTCGCAGGCAACGCCTCCCGCGGCGGCACCTGA
- a CDS encoding DUF2793 domain-containing protein yields MLDALHARAITASQATPPAAAPDGACYRVTSPASGAWVGKEGAIAIRINGGWHFVMPSEGLALFDRTIGRSVVFRNQWQVAPAPALAAGGTVVDVQARAAINAVIEALRNAGLLGTP; encoded by the coding sequence GTGCTGGACGCGCTACATGCGCGGGCCATTACCGCGTCGCAGGCAACGCCTCCCGCGGCGGCACCTGACGGCGCGTGCTACCGGGTAACGAGCCCGGCAAGCGGTGCATGGGTTGGAAAGGAAGGCGCAATCGCGATCCGCATCAATGGCGGTTGGCATTTTGTCATGCCATCAGAAGGTCTCGCTCTGTTCGATCGCACGATCGGACGTTCAGTCGTTTTCCGCAATCAGTGGCAAGTGGCGCCAGCGCCGGCGTTGGCCGCTGGGGGAACGGTGGTCGACGTTCAGGCGCGCGCGGCGATCAATGCCGTGATCGAAGCGTTGCGGAATGCAGGGCTGCTGGGCACGCCATAG
- a CDS encoding OmpA family protein: MRKLVIGMAMASTALTTPAMARDGQWYIQGDGGVMIVEDQDLDVNGVADNAKANYDTGYDFGATVGHDFGGFRLEAEASYRAADLSDVQAGTQGLVLNPSSTAPGGFNTFTGDTREAIGEVNALSFMLNGLVDFGDDDGLQGFVGGGVGVARIDMDGRVNENGPGVWNDSDTGFAWQILAGVRAPLSRSLDVGLKYRFFNAPDVDLVDPLGRTLSTSLRTHSLLGSFTYNFGGVEPVVVPEVAPPPPPPPPPPPPPPPPPPRVACNTGPYIVFFDFDKSDITSEAAGILNSAVTAYSNCGTASVMLAGHTDRAGSTTYNEGLAERRNTAVRTYLTGRGIPTGRITSQAFGETQPRVPTADGVREAQNRRVEVTYGPGSGM, translated from the coding sequence ATGCGCAAACTCGTCATTGGAATGGCGATGGCTTCGACCGCGCTGACCACACCCGCCATGGCCCGCGATGGCCAGTGGTATATCCAGGGTGATGGCGGCGTGATGATCGTCGAAGATCAGGACCTCGACGTCAACGGCGTGGCTGACAACGCCAAGGCCAACTACGACACCGGTTACGACTTCGGTGCTACCGTCGGTCACGACTTCGGTGGCTTCCGCCTCGAAGCTGAAGCCAGCTACCGCGCTGCGGATCTCAGCGATGTCCAGGCGGGCACGCAGGGTCTCGTCCTCAATCCGAGCAGCACTGCTCCGGGTGGTTTCAACACCTTCACTGGCGACACCCGTGAAGCGATTGGCGAAGTCAACGCACTGAGCTTCATGCTGAATGGTCTTGTCGATTTCGGCGATGACGATGGCCTGCAGGGCTTCGTCGGCGGCGGTGTCGGCGTTGCCCGCATCGATATGGACGGCCGCGTCAACGAGAACGGCCCCGGCGTCTGGAACGACTCGGACACGGGCTTTGCCTGGCAGATTCTGGCGGGTGTTCGCGCACCGCTCAGCCGCTCGCTGGATGTCGGCCTGAAGTACCGCTTCTTCAACGCTCCCGATGTCGATCTGGTGGATCCGCTGGGCCGCACGCTGAGCACCTCGCTCCGCACGCACTCGCTGCTGGGTTCGTTCACCTACAACTTCGGCGGTGTGGAACCCGTGGTTGTGCCGGAAGTGGCACCGCCGCCCCCGCCGCCGCCCCCGCCGCCCCCGCCGCCCCCGCCGCCGCCGCCGCGGGTTGCTTGCAACACCGGCCCGTACATCGTGTTCTTCGACTTCGACAAGTCGGACATCACGTCGGAAGCCGCTGGCATCCTCAACAGCGCGGTCACTGCTTACAGCAACTGCGGTACGGCAAGCGTCATGCTGGCAGGTCACACCGACCGTGCGGGCAGCACCACTTACAACGAAGGCCTTGCAGAGCGTCGTAACACCGCCGTTCGCACCTACCTGACCGGCCGTGGCATCCCCACCGGTCGTATCACGAGCCAGGCTTTCGGTGAAACTCAGCCGCGGGTTCCGACCGCTGACGGTGTGCGCGAAGCGCAGAACCGCCGCGTGGAAGTGACCTACGGTCCGGGTTCGGGCATGTAA